The sequence TATATTGTAAGTAGTTTACATGGATTTTTAGCATTAAACATGTTTTTACTTCCCTAAGAGCAATTGGTTGAAATATAACTGTTAtaatagtacattgtatttagtGATCATCTGGTTGCAGTTAGAAGAAGACAAGTGGACACATTTCTTGTTGAAGAATGTGTAGAGAGCTGTACTCCACTTTGTGATTTCAGTTACCTCTTGCATTTATCAGAGTAGTTTGAAAAATCCAAGATTTACTTTCCTAGGCTGTGTTAGACTGTTACTTTAAGTGCCTATGATACCATAATACATCATATTCTGATTAAATTCAACAATAGTTGTATTATTTAATTAGCATACACGTTTGCACCAAATTGACACACTTTTGTTCTTGAACTTGGCGTGTATGTTGATAGAATGATACTATCTTTGTTGTTGaatataatcagaaaatgttgtctttttgtgtCATAAACATTTAGAACTTATTAAAGATCTTTCAGTGACTGTTTGTGATGCTAATCTATGGAGGATGCAATACATATCAGTAGGATACTGGTTGTGTGCTTGTGTGACAGAAAATACTTTATGAACTTATTAAATCATAGTATTTTCTCTCACACAGGCATTCAACCAGTATCCTACTGATGACCTGGATGAAATAGAAGCCATGATCAACGACACCCGCGCCAGGGCAGACCTTTGCTTCCAGACTGACCCAGGGGTAAGGGGAAACACTTTTTTTGTGCCTTtcatgatttaaaagaaaacaaatcttcattttactttttacattgatgttgttattgtagaccttgatgtgtttttttattttccttGACTGCTCAAATTAGATATGTTTTATGATGTGAGTACTTACTTTTCTTTAGGTCATACAAGAATATGAGAAGAGGCAAAGGGACATAGCCAAGCTCAACAGAGAGGTGAgacttacacatacatgtatgaagatggaatgaaaatttttttaaagtgaaTAATTCTTCAGTTTAAATTAAAAAACTGGACAGCTGCAGAAGGCACACATCTGGAAAAATCTGTTCTTGACTTGTTTAGATTCTGAAAAATGACATCACGTTACTCCAGTCCTGTTGTTTCCGCTGGAAGTAGGAGTTTTTGTGACACTGTTGCCTCAAGTCAAAACATGTCCTCGTGGCGCAGGCAGTAATGCAACCCCACTGCttggccatctggatcaaattccgtcgATCTGTGGGCTGGAGTTTGATCCTTTGGTCAGCCCCAACTCAAACATGTTggaagggattgcattcatcattttagatggtgacgtaaagccagcagccctgtgtatgagggagcttcatcCTCGagcgtcaaacttctgcacgtaaaagaacccaacatacttagctagaagagtaggggtgtccctgtgtgcttggccaaaaacatgtgagctgtagcaaagtcacattgcactaccactagctacttcatctcaattgaggatgaccaCTTTTGCTTACTTTTTGCTTACTCAAATCCAGCTCAGGGGTGTATCGGGGGGAGCCACCATCTCAAATTCCAAACTGTAAACACCAGAACAGACACATAGACTCACTCATATTTGCCCTGTACCATTCcgcagtggaatgccctgcctggcccGGTTGTGCTGGCTCCCACCATTGAGtcattccgtgccaggctgAAGGCCTGCCAGCCCGGGCCTGGGACCTCGACTaaatatacccccccccccaccaattTGCCACTGATGGGGCCATATGTGggtaacaatgatgatgattgtcTCACACAAACCACAGGTTGACCAGCAGGGGAACCACCTAGAGGGCCAGCGTCAGGAGATAAAGGTGGTCCGGGAGCGCTGGCTGACTCCACTGCAGGAACTGGTTGACAGGATCAACTACAACTTCTCGCGCTTCATGAGCATGCTGGAGTGTGTTGGAGAGGTCGACCTGCACGCTGAAAATGAGGTCAGCATTTCTCCTGTTGATAGgtagtgcacccaaaattggagctgtgcacaaGTCATGATTTTGACTGgctgcaccagtgcacctagattaTTTTTGTACGCTATGCTATAGGGTAAAGCCACTATTGTACACTTCTAGCTATCTTTAGAAGATATAAATTTAAAGATCAGAAAAACAATACAACCTTTggtgtactttatttgatgtattgaaaTTTTGAACTTAGCTTTACTACAGATTGACTTTCTTGAGAGGCAGTCGGGTTTGTAGTTACGTTTTGCAGACATTCTTCTTATGTTGTGCATCCAAGGGTGGTTGACACAGAAATTGAAAGGGTTCTGGGTTGAAGTCAAGATttcttgtcaaatatttgttGACCCTATCCTCATGCTTGCTGATTAACTTTCAGGAGGACTACGACAAGTACGGAGTCAGGATACGCGTGAAGTTCCGTAACGCGTCACAGCTTCACGAGCTGAACCCGTACCACCAGAGCGGCGGAGAGCGCAGCGTGTCCACCATCCTGTACCTCATGGCGCTACAGGAGCTGACCAGGTGTCCCTTCAGGGTTGTGGATGAGATCAACCAGGTAATTTGCAAGTTGTAGCCTAGGGATTAGTTAGGCTTGTACTGCTTCTCTATCTAGCATTCAGCTTTTATGGGTAAGAGTAGGGCAGTTGAACCCACACTAGCCCCTTCTTATAGTATTCTTATAGAACGGCTGTGTGGCCCGTAGATgtcacaatgtacattgtacaagaatCTTGCAGTTAGCTGAATTTTTCCAATACATTCACAATTGTACCAAAAATGCCTGCATAATGCCTCTTAAAACTTAATTTACGAAAAATGTGACTAAGCTGTATCATAACATACCTATGTATCATGCAGGGTATGGACCCCACCAACGAGCGGCGTGTGTTTGACCTGGTTGTGGGGTCAGCTTGCAGGGAGAACACTTCCCAGTACTTCCTCATCACCCCCAAGGTGGGATATTTTCATGCATTACTACTCTGTAAAAACTGAggtgttctgtttgtttgttgtggtgtgtgtccgtagttatttgacTACGGTAGAGTGACAGGATCGTAAGGTCAGCTTGGATCGGGTCGAAAGTTGTTCACGCAGGCTGGCAGGAAAATGCACAGACAGAACAACTTAGACAGAATTagtgagaaattcacaatgatataATGAAACCTGTTTATGTATTTCACTGAGGTATGAGATATTCAATTTCAGTCCAGTAAACCTAGCTTGCTTCATACAGAAGGAAAAACTCCTCCTCTCtactatgatatatatatttcctCAAACTTGTCCATTCCTTGCTACACTTCAGCTTCTGCCAGACCTGAACTTCAAGGACAACATGACGGTACACTGTGTGTTCAACGGACACTGGATGTTGCCCACGGACAAGTGGGACCTCAAGAAGTTCCGTAAGATCCGCAAGAAGTTCAAGTATGCACAGGAAGATGATTAGTGGGAGGGTGAAGACGAAAAACACTTAAAGAGTGCAATGAGGACTTCGAAGATTTGCGATAGAGTTGAATATGTCACTGAAATACAGCAGTtatagtaattttttttttacctggctGGCTTTTTTCCTTGCACAAGTCATTATGCAGTAAAGGTTgctgaaatgtatttttatgaTTACCCCACATACATCAAAGATACCCTCTGAATATCTGGGACAACACTAAGCAAATCTGTATCAGAGACTTGATAACTTCCTTTGGTGTGAAAAAGTTCTTAGTTTACATTTCTTTGTGTCATTACCAGTTTATAGATCTATATCCATTATTGGGCTTATGTTCACcttacagggcttgaaattcattttcgggaataggtgcactggtgcacctaacccaAAAAATTTACATGctcagaaagaattttgggtgcacagcataaaatagaataattttgggtgcacagcatAAAATAGAATAtgagcaaaacatatttacaaaccctactgaaCTTCagtctgaaattctatagctaacttcaaaattttaaacataaTATAtcaaggtacaacaaaagttataatattgctttttctgatacttaaatttcaagcaTACTCTGTATacaagtgtacaatagtacctttccttgatagcctacaaaaatatctaggtgcgcTGGTGCACCACTCAAaacttaggtgcacagctccaattttgggcaAACATGCAcccagtactagtatttcaagccctggctCAGGTTTTTTTCTCAACTTTAACTGTAGTAACTTTTTCAAGATCATTTCAAGGGACATAGTCATATATGCCGAGTACACCCATCTTTTGGTAAAACTCTAGTTTGACCTGTTGCACATTGCATAGTTGTGCATGTAAATCAGTACCAAGGCATAAGTCACCTGTAGCATGATTGTTTAACAGCCATTGGTGTCTGCTTACACCATAAGGTTGGTAAGGTACAAGCCACAtacttgtactgtacatgtgtcactAAGGTATTTCATGTTAGCAGTTTAAGAAAAAAGTGTTATTTAGGGTCAAGAAAAGAGCACAGCACATTGTCATACCTACACCATTTTTCCATAGACTCTATTTGTACTTCAGTCAGTATCAGTAATCTGTTGAAGTAGTTGTCAGTTCAGCAAGGTTGTTTGTGCAATATATTTGTAATGTGGAAAAATTCAGCTTTGGCTTTTGAGACAAAAAACTTACTGAAAGATGGCTACCTTGATTTGGTATACTAATACTACAGAAATGTTGCAAACTACACGAGAACTTCATAATAGTATTACTTCCATCTCTGGCAGGTTTGTAttactagaacttataaggactTACATTGTTGAGTAATGTTGCATTGATATTGAACAAGATTTTCGAAAAACATTCCAAGCTTTGTACTGGGTTAAACATCCTGCCTTAGATTTTTTCTAAACCTGTTATTGAATGACTAACTTAGTAAACTCTGTTtcagtttttttaaagaggCATATTTccagtttcatttttttaaatgtctttgaagtggacacaacacaacagtatTAACCCGTTATAGATGGTTTTGATTTCTGAAAAAGATCATATAAAATAGAGTGTGAACAAAGTACTGGTAAAAACACTAGTCCTTCTCTTTAAAAAGGTGTCCCGAAAGTCTCAAATTCCACCTATAAAACTGGAAATTTTTCTCTGTTGTAGTAAGATTTTGTTCTactaacaaagttttttttcattacacTTTGTTCTGTTTCAACTAACACCACCGTTCCTCTGATCTAACAGCAAAAGAGCATTCTCTATGGAACTAATATTAAGAAAGCTAGACGTATGTCGAGAGGAGTAACAAGTTCAATAAAAGTCATACATCAGAGGTCTTGAAAACTTtttatttgaaatgttttgttatttttgctTGGGGACATGATTAGTGTTTCGTTTGGCATCAGTGATGTGTACATTACATGACAGCATGTAAAAACATCCTCGCAAGTGGTCAATAATATGTAGTTATCACAACCTGATCAGTTAAAGTAGAAATATTTCATTTGCAACTTCTAAAATGTATTCGGACAACATCATTAGCTGTAGTGGCATTTATGTATCTGTGATGCTAATATATATCACTCAAAATATCTGTTTCAGTGCTTCTAGTTTATCAAGCTCTGTCCATTTATCCACTGGTATTTTATAAACAAAAATTCAGTGAGGAGATGGTTGGCCAGAGAATTCAGAAAAAACTTTGATTCAAGTGAGAATATTTTAAGAATTGGTGCTTTGTGCATTACTCATTTCTGCATCACTGGAAAACATATCTCAACACAACATTACTGATGTAGGACGAGAAGCTCATTGGTGCTTGCCAGCTTGGCACTGGAATCTTGTCAGGTGAGACTATATGGACCCAGCGTCACTCAGCATCACCTTCAGCTGCCCAGAATTCTCTGCAGCCTTGGTCTCGCTGCCCCCACCAATGCACTTGCCATTGATGAAGACACGGGGAACCTTTAAATATCAGGAAAGGGATGAAATTAGAAATCTGTCCAGGTTTTAAGAGCTGTCATGTAAAGATCCAGTTGCATGCATGATCATAAATTATGGCATTATATTTGGGTAAATCTTAGGACTCATCATGAGAGTCCTAGTAAGGTTGTATCACCGGGAATAGGAATCACTAGATAGGGTGTGGCCCCTCAAAACTATGAGGCAGGTAAGCTGGCAAAACTGcctgtcacacagtcaacaAGTTTTGGTCGTATTTGTTGATAGCCAGGTCAAAACTCAATCACCTGAGAGTCGTGCATATTTTCTCACGAAAATATACCCTCGTTAACCTTCAAACGTCCCTAGATCCCCAATGACCCCCGATAATCCCAggcgtattactgccgaaaatgtaatttagagctcgcagacttgattttcctgctgtgtggaGGGCTTTAACAGTGTAAATTCATAGCTCCATTAACTTAACGCCTCCATTTCTACATTTGTGGACCTTTGGGTGTTGAAGAACATAATCGCTGAGTGACCGTCAGTCTGCCAGTTTTATTATATTTTTTCCACAGACTCTTTTATGTCTACACTGTGCTGTGATGAATTATTAATATTGTGCCTTACTGTTCGACCTCCGGTGATCTTCCCCAAGATCTGCTGGATCTGCTCACAGTCTTTACGATTCTCTATTTCAATAATCACAGGTTCTTCCTGGAAAAATATAAAGCTTTTAAGTATACAAGAAATTACAAGTATTCACAACAACAGCCATCCATATATTGCAAATATTGCATATTTATccttgatattttgtaggtcCAGGAATTAAGTTTCCTCTGAATCTGATTCACACAGGAGACACAAATTCAACACtaaaaacaaccaaccaactcTTCAATCCAGATTAGATTTTAGCACCAAACCTTGTACTGTCCCTTGTACTTGTTGAGTTCCTGCTTGGCCATCTTGCAGTACGGGCAGTACGTCTTGGAGAACACCACCACTTTGTTGTCGCGGATAGTGGCTTCAACAAACTCCTTCGACATGCTGAGTTGTTCTGGGTcactaaaagaagaaaaagatacaTAAATGCAGTATGATGTCTTTGTCCACCATTCATGGCTGACAGTCTGGTGATGCTCCTTTAGTAATAATACTTCACTGTGTTGTattattattacagccagtaggtacccatctgagtaatgaggctgttgtaacgtgttCAATGCATCTCCTCTAATGATGAATGATGACAAAAATTTGTGATTTTTGCAATGTTTGAGCATCTTGGAGAGGTGGTCGGACCGTGGTCCTATAGTTGATTTTAAGAATGGAATACATGCATGCCTTAGTTTTGGCCTGTGCCATCCCCTCCGTCTTGAATTTCACTTCTTTGGAAAGTCAATAATTAGCAATACACCACATTGCTCATACCTTGATGATTGATCGTTTCCCATTAAGAAGTAGCTGTGAGTTCTTCATAAAGATACAGACAGCTGCAAAGTGAGACAATGTCACAGTTGTCAGGAAACAGTAGGAAAAGTGGGACATATGTCATGACATTATCTACCGTATTCCCTATTCCTAGATTTGACACAATAGACACTGCTGAAGAATTTTCTAAaaagcatgtaacgttaggactATGGGAGCAACTGTGCACCAGagtggatggcacccaggctaaacaGTAAAAGAGGATTTAAGATGATGAAAAgaggaaatgttcacagtggttgtATG comes from Branchiostoma lanceolatum isolate klBraLanc5 chromosome 2, klBraLanc5.hap2, whole genome shotgun sequence and encodes:
- the LOC136428294 gene encoding uncharacterized protein isoform X2, translated to MSKEFVEATIRDNKVVVFSKTYCPYCKMAKQELNKYKGQYKEEPVIIEIENRKDCEQIQQILGKITGGRTVPRVFINGKCIGGGSETKAAENSGQLKVMLSDAGSI
- the LOC136428294 gene encoding uncharacterized protein isoform X1 — translated: MGNDQSSSDPEQLSMSKEFVEATIRDNKVVVFSKTYCPYCKMAKQELNKYKGQYKEEPVIIEIENRKDCEQIQQILGKITGGRTVPRVFINGKCIGGGSETKAAENSGQLKVMLSDAGSI